From a region of the Oncorhynchus mykiss isolate Arlee chromosome 32, USDA_OmykA_1.1, whole genome shotgun sequence genome:
- the ptk2aa gene encoding protein tyrosine kinase 2aa isoform X21, whose protein sequence is MPSTVSYGVDEARDYEIQRDRIELGRCIGEGQFGDVHQGVYNSPENPTLNVAIKTCKNCTSDSVREKFLQEALTMRQFDHPHIVKLIGVITENPVWIIMELCTMGELRSFLQVRKYNLDLSTLILFSHQLSTALAYLESKRFVHRDIAARNVLVSSTDCVMLGDFGLSRYMEDSSYYKASKGKLPIKWMAPESINFRRFTSASDVWMFGVCMWEILMYGIKPFQGVKNNDVIGRIENGERLAMPHNCPPTLYSLMTKCWAYDPSKRPRFTELKTQLSTILEEEKAQQEERLRMEMRRQVTVSWDSGGSDEAPPKPSRPGYPSPRSSEGFYPSPQHAGQLNHYQVGYPGPHGMPAMPSGGYPPQAGVLDPHETWNHHRPGDVPMWSPNMEDGGVLDLRGLGQVLPPHLMEERLMMQQQQMEEDQRWLEQEECFLKPESRNSRGSIDREDCSLQGPTGNQHIYQPVGLGKPEHVAPPKKPPRPGAPSHLGSLASLNPVDSYNEGVKPWRIQPQEISPPPTANLDRSNDKVYENVTGLVKAVIEMSSKIQPAPPEEYVPMVKEVGLALRTLLATVDETIPVLPASTHREIEMAQKLLNSDLAELINKMKLAQQYVLTSLQQDYKKQMLTAAHALAVDAKNLLDVIDQARLKMIHAQSRGSH, encoded by the exons GAGAATCCCACTCTAAACGTGGCCATTAAAACATGCAAGAACTGCACATCGGACAGCGTGCGCGAGAAGTTCCTTCAGGAAGCAC TGACCATGCGTCAGTTCGACCACCCCCACATAGTGAAGCTGATTGGTGTGATCACAGAAAACCCAGTGTGGATCATCATGGAGCTGTGCACGATGGGAGAG TTGAGGTCATTTTTACAAGTAAGGAAGTACAACCTGGACCTATCAACGTTGATCCTGTTCTCCCATCAGCTCAGCACAGCTTTGGCCTACCTGGAGAGCAAACGCTTTGTCCATAG GGACATTGCTGCCAGGAATGTGCTAGTGTCTTCCACAGACTGTGTGATGCTGGGAGACTTTGGGCTCTCACGCTACATGGAAGACTCCTCCTACTACAAAG CTTCCAAAGGGAAACTGCCAATCAAATGGATGGCTCCAGAGTCCATCAACTTCAGACGCTTTACCTCAGCCAGCGACGTGTGGATGTTTG gtgtgtgtatgtgggagaTCCTCATGTACGGTATCAAGCCCTTCCAGGGGGTAAAGAACAATGATGTCATCGGGCGGATAGAGAACGGAGAGCGTCTGGCCATGCCCCACAACTGTCCCCCCACCCTGTACAGCCTGATGACCAAGTGCTGGGCCTACGACCCCAGCAAGAGACCCCGCTTCACAGAGCTCAAAACCCAGCTCAG TACTATCCTAGAGGAGGAGAAGGCTCAGCAGGAGGAGAGACTAAGGATGGAGATGAGACGTCAGGTCACTGTGTCCTGGGACTCAGGGGGCTCCGACGAGGCCCCCCCTAAA CCTAGCAGACCTGGTTACCCCAGCCCTCGGTCTAGTGAAGGATTCTACCCCAGCCCTCAGCACGCTGGGCAGCTCAACCATTACCAG GTTGGGTACCCTGGCCCCCACGGCATGCCCGCTATGCCCAGTGGCGGGTATCCTCCCCAGGCCGGTGTCCTGGACCCCCATGAGACCTGGAACCACCACCGGCCAGGGGATGTCCCCATGTGGTCCCCCAAcatggag gatggaggtgtgttggacTTGCGTGGTTTGGGCCAGGTGCTGCCCCCCCACCTGATGGAGGAGAGGCTGATGATGCAGCAGCAGCAGATGGAGGAGGACCAGCGCTGGTTGGAGCAGGAGGAGTGCTTCCTG AAGCCAGAATCCAGGAACTCGCGGGGCAGCATTGACCGGGAGGACTGCAGTCTCCAGGGGCCG ACGGGAAACCAACACATATACCAACCTGTGGGACTGGGGAAACCAG aGCATGTGGCCCCTCCTAAGAAGCCTCCTCGTCCTGGAGCCCCCAGCCACCTGGGCAGTCTGGCCAGCCTCAACCCTGTAGACAGCTACAACGAGGGGGTCAAG CCCTGGAGG ATCCAGCCTCAGGAGATCAGCCCTCCCCCCACGGCCAACTTGGACCGCTCCAACGACAAGGTGTATGAGAACGTGACAGGCCTGGTCAAGGCTGTTATAGAGATGTCCAGTAAGATCCAGCCAGCCCCTCCAGAGGAGTACGTCCCAATGGTCAAG GAGGTGGGACTAGCTTTGAGAACCCTATTGGCCACAGTGGACGAGACCATACCAGTGTTACCAGCAAGCACACACAGAGAG ATTGAGATGGCCCAGAAGCTCTTGAACTCTGACCTGGCCGAGCTGATCAACAAGATGAAGCTGGCCCAGCAGTATGTCCTCACCAGCCTGCAGCAGGACTACAAGAAACAAATGCTGACTGCTGCACATGCCCTGGCTGTGGATGCCAAGAACCTGCTGGACGTCATCGACCAGGCCCGGCTCAAGATGATCCATGCCCAGTCGCGGGGGTCACACTAG
- the LOC118946534 gene encoding histidine-rich glycoprotein-like isoform X2: MSYSRVTIIATHHQHNSVLMSYSRVTIIATHHQHNTVLMSYSRVTIIATHHQHNTVLMSYSRVTIIATHHQHNTVLMSYSRVTIIATHHQHNTVLMSYSRVTIIATHHQDNTVSMSYSRVTVTATRQHCLNVLFQGHHHSNTSPTQHCLNVLFQGHHHSNTSPTQHCLNVLFQGYHHSNASPTQHCLNVLFQGYHHSNASPTQHCLNVLFQGHHHSNTSPTQHCLNVLFQGYHHSNASPTQHCLNVLFQGHHHSNASPTQHCLNVLFQGHHHSNTSPTQHCLNVLFQGHHHSNTSPTQHCLNVLFQGHHHSNASPTQHCLNVLFQGHHHSNTSPRQHCLNVLFQGHRYSNKTTLS; the protein is encoded by the exons ATGTCTTATTCCAGGGTCACCATCATAGCAACACATCACCAACACAACTCTGTCTTAATGTCTTATTCCAGGGTCACCATCATAGCAACACATCACCAACACAACACTGTCTTAATGTCTTATTCCAGGGTCACCATCATAGCAACACATCACCAACACAACACTGTCTTAATGTCTTATTCCAGGGTCACCATCATAGCAACACATCACCAACACAACACTGTCTTAATGTCTTATTCCAGGGTTACCATCATAGCAACGCATCACCAACACAACACTGTCTTAATGTCTTATTCCAGGGTCACCATCATAGCAACACATCACCAAGACAACACTGTCTCAATGTCTTATTCCAGGGTCACCGTTACAGCAACAAGACAACACTGTCTTAATGTCTTATTCCAGGGTCACCATCATAGCAACACATCACCAACACAACACTGTCTTAATGTCTTATTCCAGG GTCACCATCATAGCAACACATCACCAACACAACACTGTCTTAATGTCTTATTCCAGGGTTACCATCATAGCAACGCATCACCAACACAACACTGTCTCAATGTCTTATTCCAGGGTTACCATCATAGCAACGCATCACCAACACAACACTGTCTTAATGTCTTATTCCAGGGTCACCATCATAGCAACACATCACCAACACAACACTGTCTTAATGTCTTATTCCAGGGTTACCATCATAGCAACGCATCACCAACACAACACTGTCTTAATGTCTTATTCCAGGGTCACCATCATAGCAACGCATCACCAACACAACACTGTCTTAATGTCTTATTCCAGGGTCACCATCATAGCAACAC ATCACCAACACAACACTGTCTTAATGTCTTATTCCAGGGTCACCATCATAGCAACACATCACCAACACAACACTGTCTTAATGTCTTATTCCAGGGTCACCATCATAGCAACGCATCACCAACACAACACTGTCTTAATGTCTTATTCCAGGGTCACCATCATAGCAACACATCACCAAGACAACACTGTCTTAATGTCTTATTCCAGGGTCACCGTTACAGCAACAAGACAACACTGTCTTAA
- the ptk2aa gene encoding protein tyrosine kinase 2aa isoform X22: protein MPSTRDYEIQRDRIELGRCIGEGQFGDVHQGVYNSPENPTLNVAIKTCKNCTSDSVREKFLQEALTMRQFDHPHIVKLIGVITENPVWIIMELCTMGELRSFLQVRKYNLDLSTLILFSHQLSTALAYLESKRFVHRDIAARNVLVSSTDCVMLGDFGLSRYMEDSSYYKASKGKLPIKWMAPESINFRRFTSASDVWMFGVCMWEILMYGIKPFQGVKNNDVIGRIENGERLAMPHNCPPTLYSLMTKCWAYDPSKRPRFTELKTQLSTILEEEKAQQEERLRMEMRRQVTVSWDSGGSDEAPPKPSRPGYPSPRSSEGFYPSPQHAGQLNHYQVGYPGPHGMPAMPSGGYPPQAGVLDPHETWNHHRPGDVPMWSPNMEDGGVLDLRGLGQVLPPHLMEERLMMQQQQMEEDQRWLEQEECFLKPESRNSRGSIDREDCSLQGPTGNQHIYQPVGLGKPEHVAPPKKPPRPGAPSHLGSLASLNPVDSYNEGVKPWRIQPQEISPPPTANLDRSNDKVYENVTGLVKAVIEMSSKIQPAPPEEYVPMVKEVGLALRTLLATVDETIPVLPASTHREIEMAQKLLNSDLAELINKMKLAQQYVLTSLQQDYKKQMLTAAHALAVDAKNLLDVIDQARLKMIHAQSRGSH, encoded by the exons GAGAATCCCACTCTAAACGTGGCCATTAAAACATGCAAGAACTGCACATCGGACAGCGTGCGCGAGAAGTTCCTTCAGGAAGCAC TGACCATGCGTCAGTTCGACCACCCCCACATAGTGAAGCTGATTGGTGTGATCACAGAAAACCCAGTGTGGATCATCATGGAGCTGTGCACGATGGGAGAG TTGAGGTCATTTTTACAAGTAAGGAAGTACAACCTGGACCTATCAACGTTGATCCTGTTCTCCCATCAGCTCAGCACAGCTTTGGCCTACCTGGAGAGCAAACGCTTTGTCCATAG GGACATTGCTGCCAGGAATGTGCTAGTGTCTTCCACAGACTGTGTGATGCTGGGAGACTTTGGGCTCTCACGCTACATGGAAGACTCCTCCTACTACAAAG CTTCCAAAGGGAAACTGCCAATCAAATGGATGGCTCCAGAGTCCATCAACTTCAGACGCTTTACCTCAGCCAGCGACGTGTGGATGTTTG gtgtgtgtatgtgggagaTCCTCATGTACGGTATCAAGCCCTTCCAGGGGGTAAAGAACAATGATGTCATCGGGCGGATAGAGAACGGAGAGCGTCTGGCCATGCCCCACAACTGTCCCCCCACCCTGTACAGCCTGATGACCAAGTGCTGGGCCTACGACCCCAGCAAGAGACCCCGCTTCACAGAGCTCAAAACCCAGCTCAG TACTATCCTAGAGGAGGAGAAGGCTCAGCAGGAGGAGAGACTAAGGATGGAGATGAGACGTCAGGTCACTGTGTCCTGGGACTCAGGGGGCTCCGACGAGGCCCCCCCTAAA CCTAGCAGACCTGGTTACCCCAGCCCTCGGTCTAGTGAAGGATTCTACCCCAGCCCTCAGCACGCTGGGCAGCTCAACCATTACCAG GTTGGGTACCCTGGCCCCCACGGCATGCCCGCTATGCCCAGTGGCGGGTATCCTCCCCAGGCCGGTGTCCTGGACCCCCATGAGACCTGGAACCACCACCGGCCAGGGGATGTCCCCATGTGGTCCCCCAAcatggag gatggaggtgtgttggacTTGCGTGGTTTGGGCCAGGTGCTGCCCCCCCACCTGATGGAGGAGAGGCTGATGATGCAGCAGCAGCAGATGGAGGAGGACCAGCGCTGGTTGGAGCAGGAGGAGTGCTTCCTG AAGCCAGAATCCAGGAACTCGCGGGGCAGCATTGACCGGGAGGACTGCAGTCTCCAGGGGCCG ACGGGAAACCAACACATATACCAACCTGTGGGACTGGGGAAACCAG aGCATGTGGCCCCTCCTAAGAAGCCTCCTCGTCCTGGAGCCCCCAGCCACCTGGGCAGTCTGGCCAGCCTCAACCCTGTAGACAGCTACAACGAGGGGGTCAAG CCCTGGAGG ATCCAGCCTCAGGAGATCAGCCCTCCCCCCACGGCCAACTTGGACCGCTCCAACGACAAGGTGTATGAGAACGTGACAGGCCTGGTCAAGGCTGTTATAGAGATGTCCAGTAAGATCCAGCCAGCCCCTCCAGAGGAGTACGTCCCAATGGTCAAG GAGGTGGGACTAGCTTTGAGAACCCTATTGGCCACAGTGGACGAGACCATACCAGTGTTACCAGCAAGCACACACAGAGAG ATTGAGATGGCCCAGAAGCTCTTGAACTCTGACCTGGCCGAGCTGATCAACAAGATGAAGCTGGCCCAGCAGTATGTCCTCACCAGCCTGCAGCAGGACTACAAGAAACAAATGCTGACTGCTGCACATGCCCTGGCTGTGGATGCCAAGAACCTGCTGGACGTCATCGACCAGGCCCGGCTCAAGATGATCCATGCCCAGTCGCGGGGGTCACACTAG
- the LOC118946534 gene encoding histidine-rich glycoprotein-like isoform X1: MSYSRVTIIATHHQHNSVLMSYSRVTIIATHHQHNTVLMSYSRVTIIATHHQHNTVLMSYSRVTIIATHHQHNTVLMSYSRVTIIATHHQHNTVLMSYSRVTIIATHHQDNTVSMSYSRVTVTATRQHCLNVLFQGHHHSNTSPTQHCLNVLFQGHHHSNTSPTQHCLNVLFQGYHHSNASPTQHCLNVLFQGYHHSNASPTQHCLNVLFQGHHHSNTSPTQHCLNVLFQGYHHSNASPTQHCLNVLFQGHHHSNASPTQHCLNVLFQGHHHSNTSPRQHCLNVLFQGHRYSNTSPTQHCLNVLFQGHHHSNTSPTQHCLNVLFQGHHHSNASPTQHCLNVLFQGHHHSNTSPRQHCLNVLFQGHRYSNKTTLS; the protein is encoded by the exons ATGTCTTATTCCAGGGTCACCATCATAGCAACACATCACCAACACAACTCTGTCTTAATGTCTTATTCCAGGGTCACCATCATAGCAACACATCACCAACACAACACTGTCTTAATGTCTTATTCCAGGGTCACCATCATAGCAACACATCACCAACACAACACTGTCTTAATGTCTTATTCCAGGGTCACCATCATAGCAACACATCACCAACACAACACTGTCTTAATGTCTTATTCCAGGGTTACCATCATAGCAACGCATCACCAACACAACACTGTCTTAATGTCTTATTCCAGGGTCACCATCATAGCAACACATCACCAAGACAACACTGTCTCAATGTCTTATTCCAGGGTCACCGTTACAGCAACAAGACAACACTGTCTTAATGTCTTATTCCAGGGTCACCATCATAGCAACACATCACCAACACAACACTGTCTTAATGTCTTATTCCAGG GTCACCATCATAGCAACACATCACCAACACAACACTGTCTTAATGTCTTATTCCAGGGTTACCATCATAGCAACGCATCACCAACACAACACTGTCTCAATGTCTTATTCCAGGGTTACCATCATAGCAACGCATCACCAACACAACACTGTCTTAATGTCTTATTCCAGGGTCACCATCATAGCAACACATCACCAACACAACACTGTCTTAATGTCTTATTCCAGGGTTACCATCATAGCAACGCATCACCAACACAACACTGTCTTAATGTCTTATTCCAGGGTCACCATCATAGCAACGCATCACCAACACAACACTGTCTTAATGTCTTATTCCAGGGTCACCATCATAGCAACACATCACCAAGACAACACTGTCTTAATGTCTTATTCCAGGGTCACCGTTACAGCAACACATCACCAACACAACACTGTCTTAATGTCTTATTCCAGGGTCACCATCATAGCAACACATCACCAACACAACACTGTCTTAATGTCTTATTCCAGGGTCACCATCATAGCAACGCATCACCAACACAACACTGTCTTAATGTCTTATTCCAGGGTCACCATCATAGCAACACATCACCAAGACAACACTGTCTTAATGTCTTATTCCAGGGTCACCGTTACAGCAACAAGACAACACTGTCTTAA